One Vallitalea okinawensis DNA window includes the following coding sequences:
- a CDS encoding response regulator transcription factor yields the protein MYKVMVVDDEIWTVKGIIASCQWGELGCKVVFDTTSPMEALNYMANHEVDIVLVDINMDEMNGLDLIKEARMKGVKSEFVIISGYGEFEYARSALQYGVFDYILKPVDRTILNDTIQNLVKSIQLKEDTHGESLWLTIEKILNKDIRNFSDAFSERGLEPKYSGFQVVIIEGELSQQYMNKHFKSEQVLYITLPLGQQKFLVFMNSDNDLSKQLCEDTFNLKVGVSSYTREKEGIVRLYYEADCSFYNNFIAGPKAYVFEKNVSKGEAIIQNLITGNAARYYEIIETLALNKENYTIEEFTLLYNSTAAWCNYYYVDHVLHNYTSYDEIYKNFKDVRELIEFLKDMVQGIKEVQGIKDGIDKDENIQEILDYIHEHYHENIYLSDLANEFFYNQSYISSLFKKHLDKTFTEYLKDFRMTKACGLLLETEHSITDIANQVGYSDYCYFSKIFKKSYGITPLQYRKGR from the coding sequence ATGTATAAAGTCATGGTTGTTGACGATGAGATATGGACGGTCAAAGGGATTATTGCTAGTTGTCAGTGGGGGGAGCTAGGTTGTAAGGTGGTCTTTGATACGACTAGTCCTATGGAGGCTCTTAATTATATGGCGAATCATGAGGTTGATATTGTTTTAGTGGATATCAACATGGATGAGATGAATGGTTTAGATTTGATCAAGGAAGCTAGGATGAAGGGTGTTAAGTCTGAGTTTGTTATTATTAGCGGATATGGTGAGTTTGAGTATGCAAGAAGTGCTTTGCAGTATGGTGTCTTTGATTATATTTTGAAGCCTGTAGATAGAACTATCTTAAATGACACCATACAAAACCTTGTGAAGTCTATTCAATTAAAGGAAGATACCCATGGTGAGTCCTTGTGGTTGACTATCGAAAAAATCCTCAATAAGGATATACGGAATTTTTCAGATGCATTTAGTGAACGGGGATTGGAACCAAAGTATTCAGGGTTTCAAGTCGTTATTATAGAGGGTGAGCTTAGTCAACAGTACATGAATAAGCATTTTAAGAGTGAGCAGGTTCTTTATATAACTCTTCCATTAGGTCAGCAGAAATTTTTGGTGTTTATGAATAGCGATAATGATTTAAGCAAACAGCTATGTGAAGATACATTTAATTTGAAAGTTGGAGTCAGTAGTTACACTAGAGAGAAAGAGGGTATTGTAAGACTTTATTATGAAGCGGATTGTTCTTTCTATAATAATTTTATAGCTGGACCCAAAGCTTATGTCTTTGAAAAAAATGTAAGTAAGGGGGAAGCTATTATACAGAACTTAATAACTGGTAATGCAGCCCGGTATTATGAAATCATTGAAACATTGGCACTTAATAAGGAAAACTACACCATAGAGGAGTTCACCCTGCTTTATAATTCAACAGCTGCGTGGTGTAATTATTATTATGTGGACCACGTATTACACAACTATACTTCTTACGATGAAATCTATAAAAACTTTAAAGATGTTAGAGAGCTCATTGAATTTTTAAAAGATATGGTTCAAGGGATTAAAGAGGTTCAAGGGATTAAAGATGGTATTGATAAAGATGAGAATATTCAAGAAATACTGGATTACATTCATGAACATTATCATGAAAATATCTATCTCAGTGATTTGGCTAATGAATTCTTTTATAATCAGAGTTATATTTCTAGTTTATTCAAAAAACATTTGGATAAAACCTTTACAGAATATTTGAAGGATTTTCGAATGACAAAGGCTTGTGGCTTATTATTGGAAACAGAACACAGTATAACGGATATAGCTAATCAAGTGGGCTACAGTGATTATTGTTATTTCTCTAAAATCTTTAAAAAGAGTTATGGAATAACACCCTTACAATATCGTAAAGGTCGGTGA
- a CDS encoding aminopeptidase: protein MDPRIVTLAKNLVNYSCKVKKGEKVLIHYIGNDTHLLAKQLIKEVYEAGGVPFISHTNNRLLRELLLDCSEEQMKLQASFEAMRMKEMDCYIGVRGSHNSAEMGDVPADKMELYMKHLVTEVHGKIRVPDTKWVILRYPNNSMAQMANMSLDAFEEFYYNVCNLDYAKMSKAMDNLVELMEKTDKVRIVGEGTDLSFSIKGLPAIKCDGEVNIPDGEVFTAPVRDSINGVLSYTAPALYQGTTYENIRFEFENGKIVKATANETEKINDVLNTDEGARYIGEFAIGVNPYILDPMRDTLFDEKIMGSFHFTPGRAYGECDNGNYSNIHWDLVCIQTPQYGGGEIYFDDVLIRKDGQFVVPELECLNPENLK, encoded by the coding sequence ATGGATCCACGTATAGTTACGTTAGCTAAAAATTTAGTGAACTATTCATGTAAAGTAAAGAAAGGCGAAAAAGTACTCATTCATTATATTGGTAATGATACACATCTTTTAGCCAAGCAATTAATTAAAGAAGTTTATGAAGCAGGCGGAGTTCCATTTATTTCTCATACAAATAACCGTCTTTTAAGAGAACTTTTATTAGATTGTTCAGAAGAGCAAATGAAGCTTCAAGCAAGTTTTGAAGCCATGAGAATGAAAGAAATGGATTGTTATATAGGTGTAAGAGGTTCTCATAACTCAGCTGAAATGGGTGATGTACCAGCTGATAAGATGGAACTCTATATGAAACATCTTGTAACAGAAGTACATGGTAAGATTCGTGTACCTGATACTAAATGGGTTATCTTAAGATATCCTAATAACTCTATGGCCCAAATGGCTAATATGAGTTTAGATGCATTTGAAGAATTCTACTACAATGTATGTAACTTAGATTATGCTAAGATGTCAAAAGCTATGGATAACTTAGTAGAGCTTATGGAAAAAACGGATAAAGTAAGAATCGTTGGTGAAGGGACTGACTTATCATTCTCTATCAAAGGGTTACCAGCTATTAAGTGTGATGGTGAAGTTAATATTCCTGATGGTGAAGTATTTACAGCACCTGTTAGAGATTCTATTAATGGTGTATTATCTTATACAGCTCCAGCTCTTTATCAAGGTACTACTTATGAAAATATTCGTTTTGAATTTGAAAACGGTAAGATTGTTAAAGCAACAGCTAATGAAACTGAGAAAATTAATGATGTACTTAATACTGATGAAGGTGCACGTTATATCGGTGAATTTGCTATTGGTGTTAACCCTTATATCCTTGATCCAATGAGAGATACGTTATTCGATGAAAAGATCATGGGTTCATTCCACTTCACACCAGGTCGTGCTTACGGTGAATGTGATAATGGTAACTATTCTAATATTCACTGGGATCTTGTTTGTATCCAAACTCCTCAATATGGTGGTGGAGAAATTTATTTTGATGATGTACTCATTAGAAAAGATGGACAGTTTGTTGTTCCTGAATTAGAGTGCTTGAATCCTGAAAACTTAAAATAA
- a CDS encoding sensor histidine kinase — MVIGIKKKNKIGDLKIGNQVLLLFITLMANSAIIVLILLFWLNGNIYSNVINSVKDVNMAIKSSIEQSVKMNQELAEQTVRYFEDTDFVKIYLKEETNAEMISIIYNISRDVVPDFLYSYIYNISSEEKIYITYDEKERYLHIVKDYSLNDTRYKDPFYTKIYYDEKSKTDYYAYIYPVSNKESNHIESYYVMIHDFKIIKDTVTRILNDDGVIFSIYEKDQLVYNSHNEILASQNVDEGIKNGETVSFFETISGDHYFVQISFIDNTDWKYVIYIPRIKIFSDIIIMLLAFLGISIILVSVAMGFFIGIKRSISKPIDHIIYQLENIDDYTEHQRIEVDVNNEISSIVNHMNIMLGKIHGSNKEIISTQSRLYEMELGRAEAELSYYQSQINPHFLYNNLEFIRSLGAIYNIPEVEKISVAMSQIFRYSIKGNNIVSLEEELDCIRNYFSIMDLRFPNKYKMLIRIEGEAQSIQLPKMILQPVVENAFKHGFVKRRNKGYLLIRIFAYEDCYCLEIIDTGIGISQDRIHEINDRLIKEDYKTDMESMKKIGLDNVNNRLRIQYGEGYGVQVKSREGYYTKVILKIKRNVSP; from the coding sequence ATGGTTATTGGTATTAAGAAAAAAAATAAGATTGGTGATTTAAAGATAGGTAATCAAGTACTTTTACTCTTTATTACTTTGATGGCTAATTCCGCTATTATCGTTTTAATATTGTTGTTTTGGCTAAACGGGAATATCTATAGTAATGTAATTAACTCTGTGAAAGATGTTAATATGGCTATTAAAAGTAGCATTGAGCAGAGTGTTAAGATGAATCAAGAATTAGCAGAACAGACTGTTAGATACTTTGAAGATACAGATTTTGTTAAGATTTATTTAAAAGAAGAAACCAATGCAGAAATGATTAGTATTATCTATAATATATCAAGGGATGTAGTGCCTGATTTCCTCTATAGCTATATTTATAATATCTCATCAGAAGAGAAAATCTATATTACATATGATGAAAAAGAAAGATATTTACATATAGTAAAGGATTACTCTTTAAATGATACACGATATAAAGACCCCTTTTATACAAAGATTTATTATGATGAAAAATCGAAGACAGACTATTATGCGTATATCTATCCTGTTAGTAATAAAGAAAGCAATCATATTGAAAGTTATTATGTAATGATACATGATTTTAAAATTATTAAGGATACCGTTACACGTATCTTAAATGACGATGGCGTTATCTTTAGTATTTATGAAAAAGATCAATTAGTTTATAATTCTCATAATGAGATTCTTGCATCACAAAATGTAGATGAAGGGATTAAAAATGGTGAAACGGTTAGTTTCTTTGAGACTATAAGTGGTGACCATTATTTTGTACAAATTAGCTTTATCGATAATACAGATTGGAAATATGTGATTTATATACCAAGGATTAAGATTTTTTCAGATATTATTATCATGCTATTAGCATTTTTAGGGATATCAATCATATTAGTTAGTGTTGCTATGGGTTTTTTTATTGGTATAAAAAGAAGCATTTCCAAACCAATCGACCATATTATCTATCAGTTAGAGAACATAGATGACTATACTGAACATCAAAGAATTGAAGTTGATGTGAATAATGAAATCAGTAGTATCGTCAACCACATGAATATTATGTTAGGAAAGATTCACGGATCTAATAAGGAGATTATCAGTACCCAATCAAGACTCTATGAGATGGAACTTGGTCGGGCTGAAGCTGAATTATCCTATTATCAAAGTCAAATTAATCCTCATTTTTTATACAATAATCTAGAGTTTATTAGAAGTCTTGGGGCTATATATAATATCCCGGAAGTAGAAAAGATATCTGTAGCCATGTCACAGATCTTTCGCTATTCCATTAAAGGTAATAATATTGTTTCCTTAGAAGAGGAATTAGATTGTATCAGAAACTATTTTTCTATTATGGACTTGAGGTTTCCAAATAAATATAAAATGCTTATACGCATTGAAGGTGAAGCTCAGAGTATACAATTACCTAAGATGATTTTACAACCCGTAGTAGAGAATGCTTTTAAACACGGTTTTGTTAAAAGGCGTAATAAAGGATATCTATTAATCAGAATTTTTGCCTATGAGGATTGTTATTGTTTAGAGATTATTGATACAGGTATAGGTATTAGCCAAGATAGAATTCACGAGATTAATGACCGTTTGATTAAAGAAGATTATAAGACAGATATGGAAAGCATGAAGAAAATTGGTTTGGATAACGTCAATAATCGCTTACGGATACAGTATGGTGAAGGTTATGGCGTTCAAGTCAAGAGTAGGGAAGGTTATTATACAAAGGTTATATTGAAGATAAAAAGAAACGTGTCCCCGTAA